A segment of the Polyangiaceae bacterium genome:
ACAAGGTTTGTCCCCGCTACGGCAGGAATGGATCACGCGTCGTGGCGACGTCGAACAGCTCCCTCGAGTCAGCTCGGTTTATGGCCAGCGCCGCCGCGAAGACCGATCGCTCGATTCGCTTCGCTTTCGCACCACGGACAAACCCTGGCGCGCCAAACCGGGCCACAATGTCACTCAAATGCATTACGCTCGGAAAGGCATCATCACGCCCGAAATGGAATTCGTCGCGCTGCGCGAACAACAACGGGCAGCGGATGTTTATCGTAAACAACACCCCGGCCGCTCGTTCGGGGCAAAGATTCCCGAACATATCACGCCCGAATTCGTTCGTGACGAAGTAGCACGCGGAAGGGCCATCATCCCGGCCAACATCAATCATCCCGAAAGCGAGCCGATGATCATCGGCCGTAACTTCCTCGTCAAAATCAATGCCAATATCGGCAACAGCGCCATTACATCATCCATCGAAGAAGAAGTCGACAAGATGGTGTGGGCCATTCGCTGGGGCGCCGATACGGTCATGGATTTGTCCACCGGACACAACATCCACGAAACGCGCGAATGGATTCTTCGCAATGCGCCCGTTCCCATCGGCACCGTGCCCATTTATCAGGCGCTCGAAAAAGTCGGCGGCAAAGCCGAGGAGCTCACCTGGGAAATCTATCGCGACACGCTCATCGAACAAGCCGAGCAGGGAGTGGACTATTTCACGATTCATGCCGGCGTTCTGTTGCGCTACGTGCCGCTCACGGCCAATCGCGTCACCGGAATCGTTTCTCGAGGCGGATCGATTCTCGCCAAATGGTGCTTGGCACACCATAAAGAAAACTTTCTCTACACGCACTTCGAAGAGATCTGCGAAATCATGAAGGCGTACGACGTGAGTTTTTCTTTGGGTGACGGTTTGCGGCCCGGCAGCATTGCCGATGCCAATGACGACGCGCAAATGGGCGAATTGAAGACGCTCGGCGAGCTCACGCAAATTGCCTGGAAACACGACGTGCAAGTCATGATCGAAGGCCCGGGGCACGTACCCATGCACATGATCGAGCACAACATGACCGAGCAGCTCCGCTTGTGCGACGAAGCCCCGTTCTACACGCTGGGCCCGCTCACCACGGACATTGCGCCAGGGTATGACCATTTCACGAGCGGCATTGGAGCGGCCATGATCGGATGGTTTGGCACGGCAATGCTTTGTTACGTGACGCCCAAGGAACACCTCGGCTTGCCCAATCGCGCCGACGTCAAGGAAGGCGTCATCACGTACAAGATCGCCGCCCATGCCGCGGACCTTGCCAAAGGTCACCCCGGCGCGCAAGCGCGAGACAATGCGATGAGCCGCGCCAGGTTCGAATTCCGCTGGGAGGATCAATTCAATCTGGGGCTCGATCCGGAACGCGCTCGGGCATTTCACGACGAAACGTTGCCCAGCGAAAATGCCAAAGTCGCCCACTTCTGCTCCATGTGCGGCCCTCACTTCTGTTCGATGAAAATCACGGAAGACGTCCGAAAATATGCGGCAGAAAAGGGCGATGTCATCCCCGAGCAAGCGCTCGTCCGCGGCATGCAAGAAAAAAGCGCTGAATTCGTGGCCGGCGGGGCGGAAATCTATCGTAAAGTCTAGCCATCCGTGGAAGTATCGCGCCGTAGAGACTTCCACGGACGGCGACCCATGAAACGCTTCGCTCTCGCTGGTTTCACGGCATCCATCCTGCTTTTCGCAACGCCACGCGCGATTGCGCAAGCACCTCCCGCACCGCCGGAAGGCCCTCCGCCACCGCCCGCGCCCGATGCGTCTCCCGCGGCAGCTCCAGCTATCCCGCCACCAACAGCTCAGCCGCCCATCGCTGATCCATCGAAGCCATTACCGCCGCAAATGCATCCGACGGCACAGTATCCTCAATACCAATTTCATCCTCCGTACGGATACTCCTATCCATTCGGTGCCGCGGCATGGGGTCCCTCGGGCAGCCTACCGAACGAATTGTCCTACAGCGGTGGCCCCATTCCACACGGATACAAGCTCGAAGAACGCTACAATGTCCCATTGCTCATTGCGGGCCCTACCCTCTTTGCGCTCGCTTATGCCGCCTCTGCAATCGCTGCAGCGGACAAAGCCGATGAGCCCCCGTCCATCGATGGCTTCACCACGGAAGTTGCGCCGTGGCATACGCTGTACATTCCCATTGTCGGTCCCTTCGCCTTCAGTGCATATGCCCCTCAGGGCAGCGCTTTCATTTATGTTTTCGAGGGGTTGGCGCAGGTCACCGGTGTCGCGCTGTTTGTCGGGGGCATCTTGAACCCCAAAACCGTCCTCGCGCGGAAAAAAGCCAACGAAGCCTTTCAACCCACTTTGCACGTGGGTTTACGCTCGATGCAGCTCGAAATGCGCTTTTGACCGCTACTTCTTCGATTTGGTCGCGCCCCAAATCGGATTCCAATTGCCGCCAGCCGACTTCGTCAATTGCATCCACGCGCCGCCGTCTTCGCGCACGATCCAAATTTGCTGCTCTTTGCCTTGCCCCACGGAAACCGCCAAATGCCGACCATCCGGCGACCACGACGGCTCGCTCAGCGGTTGTGCTCCCGCGGGACCATGCAAAAACGTTTCTTTACCGTTGTCCAAATCGAAAATGACCACGGCGCTCGGCACATCGGGAATCGTCAATACGTATGCGATCTTTTGACCTGACGGCGCCCATGCGATCTTGTCCTCGGTGACGCGTGGTGCAGGGCTACGCTGCGTCAAACGCCGCGCCTCGCCGCTGGGAAAGTCCATAAGCCATATTCGATCGGCCCCTTCGCGATCGCTCACGAAAGCAATCCGTTTTCCATCCGGGGAAAAGCGAGCGCCCCATTCGTCACGCTGCGTGTTCGTGACACGCAAAGGCGACTTGCCGTCGGGTTTCATGGCATAAAGCTCGGCCACGCGATCGCGACTCGAAATGTGCACGATTGCATCACCTTTGGGTGAAACGGCCGGCTCGAAGTTTCCCTCGGGATTGTTCGTGAGCCGTTCGAGCTTTTTGCCACTCGAATCGATACGGTAGATATCGACGAACTCCGATGGAAGGTCCTTGCTTCCGCCAGATTCGAATACGATGAATTTACCGTCCGGTGTAAAGTTTGGGAAACGAATGCGCCCCGTATCCGGGCCCAGCCTTTTGGGTTCGCTCCCATCGAGCGGCCAATGATAAAGTTTGTGCGGCCCTTCTTCACCTTCGACGCGCATGACGAGCAGCGCTTTGCCGTCGGGGGAAAACGGGCCATTGTAATCGGCATGTTTGTTGTCGGTAAAACGTTTTTCCTTCGTTCCGTTTGCCTGAACGATGTACACTTCGCGCTGACCATCGCGTTCGGAAATGAACGAAATGAATCCCGACAGTTTTTCCTTTTCCTCCGGAGGAATTTCATTCACTTTTGCCGTAGAAGACGGCGGTTTGGCGGCGGAGGGAGGTGCCGGCGGAGTTACGGTGTTTGGTGGAGCAGCCGGTTTTTCCGCAATGGCCGCCGGCCGAGCGGCCTCGGGGGGCGAAGTTTTTTCCGGAATGGGCGCTTCGCGGCAACCGGATGAGAGAACGAGCGCGAGAGCGGACAACAACCAAGGGAAACGCCGGTGGTGCAAGGGAGTCGTCATTAGAATGGTGAGTATGACGCAGAGAGACAAACACACAAGTCAGGACAGAGATCGAAGCCCGAACTTTTTCGCCGCTCGAGGGGGGTCCCACAGTTCGAGCCCGCGAAGCGGGCGAATTTGGGGGGAACCGCGAGAGGCGGAAAAGTTCGGGCTTCGGCCGGGCTCACACCCGCAGCGAGGGCGAGCTCGCTGCGGGTCTCACCAAATGCATTAGCGAATCTGGACCGCGTCCGCGACGACTTGGAATCCCGCCCCGGTCCAGCGAGACACCGTTACGCGGTTCCAGCCCGCCGTGAAGTTGAACGTACCGATGCTCTGCCAGGAGCCGCCGCCCGATTGCTGATTCTTGTTGACGGTCCCAAGCTTCGTGCCCGCCGCATTGAAGACCACGAAGGGCGTCGTCGTCGAACGGTCGCTTGCCGAGGTCCACCACGCGTACACCTGCTTGGAAGCAGGAGCGGCCAGGTAAAACTCGAAGTGCACGCCATCGGAAACGGCGGCCGTGGGAGCAACCCAATAGCCGGTATTGTAATACCCCGTGACGTTCGTCGACGCTTTCCAATTGGCCGACGGCGTAACGAGCCGCGCCACTGCGGCGTTGTTGGCCCCGCTGTTGCTATCGATGGTGATCGTCGTGCCGCTGCCACCACCGCCGCCGCCGCCGCCACCGCCGCCACCGCCGACGCAATTATTGATGCGATTCATGTAATCGGTCCAGGGGAACGCCGGCCCCGGATCGTTGGCGCGATTGACCGGATCGGGCTGGTAGTGACCAATGATGTGATTGCGGTCGCGAATGATGTTCTGTCGCTTGACGACGTCACATGCAAGCTTCGCGGACGCCGCAAGCTGCCCTTCGGTCCACTTGTTGGACGAGGTATACGAAAAGCCGCCGTGTTCGATACCCACGGAGCGCGGATTCGTCGGTTTGCTCTGCCATGACTTGCCGACGTGATGCGCAGTATTCACTTCATCCACGAGCGCGGAGATTTCCGAGCCGCTCTCGTTGACGACGTAATGAGCGCTCGTCTTGTAGGGATTCTTCGGGTACGGCGTATTGAGCCAGCCCCAACAGCCCGCGTATCCGCCGGCGCACGTGTGCACGACGAGCAGCTCCACCTTGTATCCACTGCGTCCCGAGGTGTAATTCGACGAAGGTGCGGGGCGCCATTTCGCAAGTGAATAGTAGGCGCTGGGAGGTTCGCCGCCGCCATATGCTTGCGGTGAAGGGAACTTCGGCGTGACGTCGGGAATGGCTCCGAGAATTTCTCCAATGCCGCTGTCCTCGGGCGCCGCAATGCCTTCACGCAGCACACGATAGACTTCTTCGTGAATGAAATGCGCGGCCGCTTCGAGGTTCGGATTCGCGAAATATTCGGCCACGGCCGGCGCCCACGCGCCAAGGTCATCACGATCGACCTGAAGCGTCTTGGCATGTTCATCGAGCAGCGCAGCAGCCGCCATGATATTCGCCGCCGGATCGGCTTCCACATCGGCTTCCGAAACGCCCGCAAGCATTGCGCCATTGACGATGGCATCGCCACGAAGCCCCATCACACCATACGTCGCGGGCAACCCCTCGATTTCGGACGCTTCACCAGGCACGTGATAGAGGCGCGTTTCCGAATATCCGAGCGCCACGAGGAGCGGCGCCGGCACATTGAACTTCTGCGACGCAGACTCGAAATGCGCCTGATAAGGATGCTCAGTAACGCTTGCGGCCTCCGTCCCCCAAAATTCATCCGGAGGATCATCCACGGGCGGATTACCCGCGTCACCGCAACCAATGAGAAGCGCAGAAGCCGAAATCACGGGCAAGACCATCAGCAAACCGAGAGAACGCGTCATGGCAAGTCCTTTTCTATCTGGGGTGGAAATGTTCAGCGCCAACGGAGTCAATGCCGAGGCAAGGGTATCAATATAGCCCTACGTCAATTGACGAAGCAATGCAAGCGATACTTCGAGCACAAAGCGATACGCCCCGCGTCAATGACGCAGGGCGTGATTCGCATTCGATATGGGGTCAGGCAGTAGGCGACGATTCGATTTTGCGCGCGGTGCGCAACTTCGTCAGCTCCCTACGAGCCGCGCGACTTCACCATGAGCGGCCGCAATTGCTTCGTCGATTTTGCCCACTTCCGTGCCACCCGCTTGCGCCATATCGGGCCGGCCTCCACCCGAGCCGCCCACGATTTTCGCCACGGCCTTGATCAAATCACCCGCCTTGATTTTTGCCGTCGCCGCCTTGGACACCATCACGCAAAGCTGCGCTTTGTCTCCCGCAATGGCGCCCACGAGCACCACGCTGTGCTCGCCCAGCTTGTCGCGTAGCTTCTCCGCAATCTCGCGCAATACGGCCGATTGCGTGCCGTCCGGGACGCGCCGCGCCAATACCCGAATGCCGCCAATCTCCTTGGCTTCGGCCATCATCGCGTCCACTCCGCCCCCGCCGCCACCCGGCCCGCCACCTTCGACCAGCCGCCTCTCGAGCTCCGCGACTTTCTTTTCGAGCTCCCGCTCGTGCGCGACGATCTTGCCAATCTTGTCCGCCAAATCCACGCCCGTCGCTTTGGCCACCGTACGCGCCCGAGACATGTCCTCTTCCACGCCTCGCACGTACGCAAGCGCATTCAACCCCGTCGACGCGAACACGCGGCGCACGCCCGCAGCGACGCCGCCTTCGGACGTAACCTTGAAAAGACCAATGTCCCCGAGCGCTCGAGCATGCGTGCCGCCACAAAGCTCGATTGAATCTTTCGTCATCGTCAGCATACGGACGACGTCGCCATATTTTTCTTCGAAGATCGCCACCGCGCCGCGTTTACGCGCTTCGTCGATTTCCAATACTTCGGTCACGACGGGTGCATTTTCGAGTATTTTTGCATTGACCAAATCCTCGATGCGCTCGATTTCTTCCCGCGTGAGGGGTTTGTTGTGAGCAAAATCGAATCGGAGCATGTCCGGGCCCACGCGCGAGCCTTTTTGTTGCGCGTGCTCGCCCAGCACCGTACGCAATGCCCAATGCAATAGATGCGTCGCGGAATGGTTGCGTCGCGTCGCGCTCCGCGCGGCATGGTCGACATCGAGCTTCACGGGCGCCCCGAGCTGCACTTCGCCCGCTTCGACGACACCCATGTGCACGACGAGCCCCGCAAGAGGCCGCTGCACGTCGGTCACGCGAATGCGCAAACCTTTTTCATCGGAAATGGTGCCGATGTCCCCCACCTGGCCGCCGCTCTCCGCATAAAACGGCGTTTTCGATACGACGATTTCGACGTTCGTACCGACGCCAGCTCGATCCGCGAGCGATCGTTTTGGTTTGTCCGAGCTTGCACCTGATTCCGTCGCAATGATGGCCACGACTTCGCTCGTACCACTTTCGTGATCGTATCCAATGAAAGCGACGGGTGCCGCGAGTTTGCTGCGCGCCTCACGATAGGCCTGATCCACGGCCGCATTCGGATCGATGGGCCCATCGGCTTCATCGGCACCCTTGACGATTTTCTCGGCGCCCTCGACATCCACGCCGTGCCCGTGCTCGGCACAGATGACTTGCGTCAAATCGAGCGGAAAGCCGTAGGTCGTATAAAGATCGGCCGCCGCGGGCGCGGAGAGAACGTTTTCTCCGCGCGTTTTCATTTCGTCGAATCGTTCGTCGAGGATCTTCAAACCGCGCTTCAACGTCGCGCGGAATCGCACCTCCTCGTCCTCGGTGACGCGCATGATGAGCTCCCGCCGCGCTCGCAATTCCGGATACACGTCCCCCATCCGCTCGATGACGAGACCAGCCACTTCGTGCAAGAAGGGCTTTTCAATGCCGAGGCGATATCCATGCCGAATGGCGCGACGCATGACGCGACGGAGCACGTATTCACGACGCTGTTTTTCCGGCAAAACACCTTCGGCAATCAAGAAATGCCGTCGTGCGAGCGTGATCGGCAATGACGCGCATGGATACGTCATCGGGCGCATGGGATCCGCCATAAGGCTTCCGCGCAATCGCTGCGGCGCAATCGACGAGCGGGCGCAAAAGATCGGTGTCGTAGTTCGACGTCACGCCTTGCAATACGCACGAAATACGCTCGAGACCCATTCCCGTATCGATGCTCGGTGCAGGAAGCGATGTGACCGGCGCGTTTTTCTCGGCACGATCATATTGCATGAAAACCAGGTTCCAAATTTCGGTCCAGCCAGAACCATCGAGCCGCGGTTCTTCGCCAAATCGCGAAACATCCGCCTTGCCGCCATGGAAGTAATGAACTTCCGAACATGGACCGCAGGGCCCGGTATCGCCCATGCTCCAGAAGTTATCGGCCATTCCGAGGCGCAAAATGCGGTCGTCGCTGAACCCCGTGACTTTGCGCCAAAGCTCGGCAGCTTCGTCGTCCGCGGGAAAACCTTCGGCGCCCTGAAAAACGGTCACGACGAGGTTGTCCGTGGGAACGCCGTATACTTTCGTGAGCAGCTCCCACGCGCTCACGATGGCTTCTTCTTTGAAATAGGCGCCAAAACTGAAATTACCAAGCATCTCGAAGAACGTGTGATGCCTGGCCGTTACGCCGACGTTTTCGAGATCGTTGTGTTTGCCGCTGATCCGTATGCACTTCTGGCTGCTCGCCGCGCGCTTGTACGGGCGCACGTCTTTGCCCGTGAAAACGTCTTTGAACGGGACCATGCCGGCGTTCACGAACATGAGCGTCGGATCGTTTTGCGGGATGAGCGGAGCGCTCGGGACGACTTCGTGTCCACGCGAGGCGAAAAAATCGAGGAAGGTGCGGCGAATTTGATGGCTAGAGGCAGACATACGCGTGCCCCCCTCTAGCATTTTTTCTGGGGGAAAGCGCGGTCAGAACATCACGCCCAGGTACAACCGGAAGGCTTGTGCGGTGGCCGTTTGAAGCTGCGAACCACCATTTTCGCTCGCATAACGCGTCACTTCGCCTTGCAGGTAGTCGAGGCCGCCGAGCGGGAAGAACACGCCGTATTGAAGCGCCGTGTAGAAGCCGCCCATCTTGTCGACACCGTCGTTCAGGCTGCCGTCTTTTGCCTGGAAATACAGCGACAAATCGAGCTCCACGCCAAGGTCGCGCTTGTTGCCCGGCGTCTGAATGAACTCGCTCGCACGGCTCCAAACGACCGCCGCACTGCCACCAAGCCTTTGGCCATTCGGATCACGCGAGAAGTCGTACTGCACTTGAGGCCGCAAGTAGTAGGCGCCCTGCACGCGCGACATGATGTTGCGCCAAAAGATGAGGTCGACGCGGTAGTCCGGATGCATGCGGAACATCGAGTACGTGCGATCCGCCGTGAGCTGCGGCTCCATGCCCGTGCGCGGAGGCGCAAGCGACTCGACATCCGGATCGCCCGATGCCCAACCGAAACCGAAGTCGAGACGAAGCTTGTCCTCCATCGCGCGGAACTCGGCTTGCCCCGTCAAGCCGAAACTTCGCACCGTGTAACCAACGTCTTTCGCATCGAGCGGGTTGACGTCGACGACCGACGGTTGCCCCGTAAGGTTGCCGCTCGGCCGCCCCGTGGTCCCCGTGTTCTCGATGGTTCCGTAAATCATCGCCGCTTCAGCCTCGAAACGGAACTTCTTGTACAGGAACTGGAACCAAAGGTCTGGCATGAAAAACTCGGCTTCGCGACGCGTATAACCGAGACGCACGTTCGTCGGCAATTGACCGAGCGACGCTGCGTTCGTGGACGATGACGTGTCGTCGTTGGCGAGCGTTTGGCTGCGGTAGGCGAAGTAGAGGCCGGCGTTGATGACCGGTAGTCCCTTGGCCAGATCGAGCAGTTGCAGTTCGGGGTCACGCTTTCGCGCGATGATTGCAACGTACTGGTTCACATCGTCGAGGTTGCCGAGGTTGTAGGGCTGGCCCTGCTGCTCGCCAAAACGAGCGCTCGTGGCGCCAATGCCCATGTGATCCCAAGCGCCGGAGAAGTACAGGTCGTACTTTTTGATCCCGGTCGTGAACATGATGCGGTCGACCGTCGACTGCCAATCCGAGTCGTAACCGTCACCGGAGTTGTAGACCATGCCGAGGCCCCAGTGATTGGGCATGCGGCCGAATCGGAGCAACCCGACGGGTGTCGAGTACTCAGCCCACGCGCGCTTGGCGACGATCGAGTCCACGAGACTCGTTTGACCTGCAACGGGTGCCCACGCGGTCGTGGAAAGCGCTCCGAGCGGCGCGTAGCCGCCACGCGCAGCGACGGTGTATCCGCCACCTGCGGCGGGCACGTTCATGTACCCCTCGGGCGTGGATCCGAAGACGAGGTTGTCGAAGACGTCGAACTGCGAATGGATGCGAAGGTTGTCCGAAATGTGGATCTCGGGGTTCAAGCGAAAACGCATGTTCACGCCGAGCTGCGTGTTGTCTTCGCAAGCGGCGAGCGGCGTTGCGGTGGGATCGTCACCGCACAGGCGCACCACCTGCGCTTCGCCTGCCGTCGGGATGTAATGGTTGTCCGCGGGCTGAGGCCAAAGCGCGCTCGCGATCGGGTCGCGTCGTCCCAGGGCAAACTGGTAAAATAGTTCCGTGCGCGTACGGAATACGCCGTGCACCTCGATGCTCGGACGCGCTTGTGACCACCAGTCTTCGGCAAACACTTCGCTCGGTCGAGACCCAACGGCGTTTGCCGCTGCGGGACGCTCGGCGCCTTGTCTCGTGAGCGCACGTTTGTCGCGGTCGGGATCGGGCGATGCGACGGCTTTGGGCGGCGTCTTGGGTGCATCTGCGGGTACGAGCCGATCTTCGTCGGGACGCGAAGGAGCTGGTGCCGCTTCACGCGCAGGGCTCGCCTCCGCTGGTTGCGCTGGCGCTTCAGACGGTTGCGCTGGCGCTGCGGTCGTCTCCGGAGGGGGCTTTTGAGGCTCGGCGGGCGCGGGCTGCGCCGCAGCGGACACCGAGAAAAGCACGCTCGATCCGAAGGCCAGGAGAGCTGGAATCGAAGTGCGCGACAAGCTTGGGGACCACGACGAAGTTCGCATCGGTGCTGCTGCATGCCACACACCGGCCGGCCCCGCTGTTGGAAACCGCTTCCGGTGTGCTTGGTTTTTTTGGTTGGTACGATTCGTCTTGCCACACCGAGGCTCTGTCGAGCCAAACATGTGAGCCGTCGCGGTGTCTCATGCCCAGCGGATGTGGTCAACGCAGATCGATGCCCGACCTCGTCCAGGGTGCGTCGGAATCCGGGTCGGGGAAAACCCCTCGTGCGAGCCGCTTGCCAGACCGAAAGGGCGACTGTCAACGACACTCGAAAGCCCGCCGCTCGAGATCAGTCCCGCCACGCCCGATCCGCAAGCACGACGCCCATCCGAGTGACGCGGCATTGCGACGGCTGGTGAACTCGCTCCCAAATCCCGGTTCTCTGTTGCAGTAGCCGCAGCACTCTTTTATTCCTGCAATCCACGTGTAACGCCGTTCCCAACGTGTGGGTTCCGTCCATTCCGGGCCAAGAGGATTGATGAGAACGCGACTATCGCTCAGGTTGCTGCCACTCGTAGGACTTTGCAGCGCTTCGCTGCTATCCGCGACCGCTGGTGCTCAACAGACGCCGTCGAGCGCGCAGGAGGGCGAATTTTCCGTCCAGCGATTCGAGGCTGCGCCCGGTTCGAAAAACTACTTCACGGTCGAAGGCGCACGCATGGACTCGCTGTGGGGTTTTACCGCAGGGGTCTTGTTCAACTACGCAAACAAGCCGTTCGTCGTGAGGAGCTGCAAGGCGGAGACGAACTGCAGTGAGCCGAATGCGACGAATCAGCGCGACGTGAACGTCATCAACGACATGTTCACGGTGGACGTGCTCGCGTCGCTCGTGCCGCTGTCATTCATGCAAATTGGCTTGCGCGTGCCCGTGATGTACGTGTCGGGTGACGGCATCGACCTCAATACGGGCGGCCCCGCAGCCGGCGGACTCAAAGCATTCGGCGTTGGCGACGCGACGCTCGAAGGCAAGTTCCGCTTCTTTGGCGACCCCCAGAAGAGTGCCTTCGTGCTGGGTGGAGCGATCGACGTATCGGCCCCGCTTGGCACGTTGACCGCGCAAAACAGCTACATCGGCAACAGCTTGCCCATCACCGCAGGCGGCCGGCTCATCTTCGACGGCCAATTCAACAAGCTGTCGTTCGCAATGAACTTGCGCGGTCAGTACCGCCCAGCGGCTCGCCTTGGTACGACCGAGCTCGGCCCCTTTGAATTCCGATACGGCGCGGCGGTGGGCTACCAAGTCAGCCCCATCTTCAAGGTTTTTGCCGAAGGTTTTGGCGGCACGAAGTTCAGCTCGCTCAACGGTACGAACTCGCTCGAAGTCGGTGGCGGCGCGCAGATCACGCCGCTGAGTCTTCCGCTTGCGTTCACGATCGGCGGCGGCGGCGGTGTGCTCCAAGGCGTCGGCGTGCCGCTTTTCCGAGCCATCGGCGGCGTCTCGTTCGTCAACGAAGTGGGTGACGAAGACGGCGACGGCGTCAACGACAAGAAGGACCAATGTCCGACGATCCCCGAAGACAAAGACGGCTTCGAAGACGATGACGGGTGCCTCGACGACGACAACGATCAGGACGGCGTCCCCGACGAGAAAGATCAGTGCAAAGACAAGCAGGAGACGATCAACGGCTTCCAAGACGAAGACGGGTGCCCGGACATCCTGCCCGATCGCGACAAGGACAACATCGCCGACTCGGAAGACAAGTGCCCCGACGATGCCGGCAAGATGCGCAGCAAGGAGTTCTACGGCTGTCCCGATGTCGACGAAGACGGCGTCATGGACAAGAACGATCAGTGCAAGGATCAGCCGGAAGACACTGACGGGTTCCAAGACACCGACGGGTGCCCCGAGCCGGACAACGACGGCGACAAGATCCTCGACGAAGCCGACGAGTGCCCGGACCAACCCGAGATCGTCAACGGCTTCAAAGATCAAGACGGCTGCCCGGATGAAGCTCCCGACAGCGACAAGGACGGGATCCCCGACCACCTCGACAAGTGCCCGGACAAACCAGAAACGTTGAACGGTGTCGACGACGAAGATGGCTGTCCGGACAGGGGCGTGAGCCTCGTCCAAGTCACCGACGACGACATCAAGATCTTGCAGCGCGTCGAGTTCGCGACGGGCAGCGACAAGATCCAAGGCGCCGTCAGCTTCGCCGTGCTCAATAGCGTCGCGAGCGTGCTCAACACGCGAAAGCAGATCTTCCTCGTCGAGGTCGCGGGTCACACGGACAACGTCGGACCTGCCGATCAGAACCGGACTCTGTCGCAGAAGCGCGCCGACGCCGTCGTGAAGTATCTCGTCGGCAAGGGCGTCGACGCGAGCCGCCTCGTTGGCAAGGGATATGGTCCAGACAAACCCATCGCCGAGAACAAGGACGCCAAGGGCAGGCAGAAGAACCGTCGCGTCGAGTTCGTGATCTTGAAGTCCATCAAGAAGCAAGGCTCGGACGTCCAGACGGCGCCGCCCCCGCCCCCCTGATCTGCACCTCACGCCTCACGCCTCACGCCTCACCCCCTGGCCCCCTCTCCAATTCACGTTGGAGAGGGGGAACATGCCTCACCCCCTAGCCCCCTCTCCAACTAGCGTTGGAGAGGGGGAACATGCCTCACCCCCTAACCCCCTCTCCAACTAGCGTTGGAGAGGGGGAACAAGACGCATCTGCGATGCAGACGCGCACGTTCGTAACCGCGATCAGAGACGCGGAACCAAAGACATCCTGCGGTGTCGTGGGTAGTCTCGAGATCGGGAGGGCGTTCGGCTCTCCAGGCATCT
Coding sequences within it:
- a CDS encoding PD40 domain-containing protein, coding for MTTPLHHRRFPWLLSALALVLSSGCREAPIPEKTSPPEAARPAAIAEKPAAPPNTVTPPAPPSAAKPPSSTAKVNEIPPEEKEKLSGFISFISERDGQREVYIVQANGTKEKRFTDNKHADYNGPFSPDGKALLVMRVEGEEGPHKLYHWPLDGSEPKRLGPDTGRIRFPNFTPDGKFIVFESGGSKDLPSEFVDIYRIDSSGKKLERLTNNPEGNFEPAVSPKGDAIVHISSRDRVAELYAMKPDGKSPLRVTNTQRDEWGARFSPDGKRIAFVSDREGADRIWLMDFPSGEARRLTQRSPAPRVTEDKIAWAPSGQKIAYVLTIPDVPSAVVIFDLDNGKETFLHGPAGAQPLSEPSWSPDGRHLAVSVGQGKEQQIWIVREDGGAWMQLTKSAGGNWNPIWGATKSKK
- a CDS encoding TIGR04551 family protein, giving the protein MRTSSWSPSLSRTSIPALLAFGSSVLFSVSAAAQPAPAEPQKPPPETTAAPAQPSEAPAQPAEASPAREAAPAPSRPDEDRLVPADAPKTPPKAVASPDPDRDKRALTRQGAERPAAANAVGSRPSEVFAEDWWSQARPSIEVHGVFRTRTELFYQFALGRRDPIASALWPQPADNHYIPTAGEAQVVRLCGDDPTATPLAACEDNTQLGVNMRFRLNPEIHISDNLRIHSQFDVFDNLVFGSTPEGYMNVPAAGGGYTVAARGGYAPLGALSTTAWAPVAGQTSLVDSIVAKRAWAEYSTPVGLLRFGRMPNHWGLGMVYNSGDGYDSDWQSTVDRIMFTTGIKKYDLYFSGAWDHMGIGATSARFGEQQGQPYNLGNLDDVNQYVAIIARKRDPELQLLDLAKGLPVINAGLYFAYRSQTLANDDTSSSTNAASLGQLPTNVRLGYTRREAEFFMPDLWFQFLYKKFRFEAEAAMIYGTIENTGTTGRPSGNLTGQPSVVDVNPLDAKDVGYTVRSFGLTGQAEFRAMEDKLRLDFGFGWASGDPDVESLAPPRTGMEPQLTADRTYSMFRMHPDYRVDLIFWRNIMSRVQGAYYLRPQVQYDFSRDPNGQRLGGSAAVVWSRASEFIQTPGNKRDLGVELDLSLYFQAKDGSLNDGVDKMGGFYTALQYGVFFPLGGLDYLQGEVTRYASENGGSQLQTATAQAFRLYLGVMF
- a CDS encoding N-acetylmuramoyl-L-alanine amidase, yielding MTRSLGLLMVLPVISASALLIGCGDAGNPPVDDPPDEFWGTEAASVTEHPYQAHFESASQKFNVPAPLLVALGYSETRLYHVPGEASEIEGLPATYGVMGLRGDAIVNGAMLAGVSEADVEADPAANIMAAAALLDEHAKTLQVDRDDLGAWAPAVAEYFANPNLEAAAHFIHEEVYRVLREGIAAPEDSGIGEILGAIPDVTPKFPSPQAYGGGEPPSAYYSLAKWRPAPSSNYTSGRSGYKVELLVVHTCAGGYAGCWGWLNTPYPKNPYKTSAHYVVNESGSEISALVDEVNTAHHVGKSWQSKPTNPRSVGIEHGGFSYTSSNKWTEGQLAASAKLACDVVKRQNIIRDRNHIIGHYQPDPVNRANDPGPAFPWTDYMNRINNCVGGGGGGGGGGGGGSGTTITIDSNSGANNAAVARLVTPSANWKASTNVTGYYNTGYWVAPTAAVSDGVHFEFYLAAPASKQVYAWWTSASDRSTTTPFVVFNAAGTKLGTVNKNQQSGGGSWQSIGTFNFTAGWNRVTVSRWTGAGFQVVADAVQIR
- the thiC gene encoding phosphomethylpyrimidine synthase ThiC, which produces MSSVKQQRVDQTRLEGITRGALPASRKVFVSGSLHPDIRVPMREISQTPTREGTHSAPRLVPNPPVTVYDTSGPYTDPDAQINVEQGLSPLRQEWITRRGDVEQLPRVSSVYGQRRREDRSLDSLRFRTTDKPWRAKPGHNVTQMHYARKGIITPEMEFVALREQQRAADVYRKQHPGRSFGAKIPEHITPEFVRDEVARGRAIIPANINHPESEPMIIGRNFLVKINANIGNSAITSSIEEEVDKMVWAIRWGADTVMDLSTGHNIHETREWILRNAPVPIGTVPIYQALEKVGGKAEELTWEIYRDTLIEQAEQGVDYFTIHAGVLLRYVPLTANRVTGIVSRGGSILAKWCLAHHKENFLYTHFEEICEIMKAYDVSFSLGDGLRPGSIADANDDAQMGELKTLGELTQIAWKHDVQVMIEGPGHVPMHMIEHNMTEQLRLCDEAPFYTLGPLTTDIAPGYDHFTSGIGAAMIGWFGTAMLCYVTPKEHLGLPNRADVKEGVITYKIAAHAADLAKGHPGAQARDNAMSRARFEFRWEDQFNLGLDPERARAFHDETLPSENAKVAHFCSMCGPHFCSMKITEDVRKYAAEKGDVIPEQALVRGMQEKSAEFVAGGAEIYRKV